A window from Salvia miltiorrhiza cultivar Shanhuang (shh) chromosome 2, IMPLAD_Smil_shh, whole genome shotgun sequence encodes these proteins:
- the LOC131011693 gene encoding uncharacterized protein LOC131011693 isoform X1 has translation MLEPKRLNKAVVPQSLIPHPSPASLQSTRLALHANGDASSCTVYIASASRIYKLRIALEDSVVGQGKQNLLIPERTQVLESSLVDRCPHRSEIQSIVLAETKSMGRSLLGSVDSYGDLIVSRVDDFNTDADGSTYSVSPRDCGVGEGSWAGLCFNPGQLSMAATARSFCKSIDIYDHDIHLRTLRTLGFPTSLIFMDSFSEGGNSMLATTEGSQLSIWDLRVKENGGCVQRIMGSVGDMLYAVSISSSGNIAAGGEDRTVTVYDPRRWCATSRWLNCSKYEITGLTFSSVDPSYIYVQGVDYEIICGQWREREKAFSFRGDSNWLGFSKCSDRDILAGWCDSGSIFVADAS, from the exons ATGTTAGAACCAAAGAGGCTGAATAAAGCAGTGGTTCCTCAGTCCCTTATCCCTCACCCTTCTCCAGCCAGCCTCCAGTCTACCCGTCTTGCCCTCCAT GCCAATGGCGACGCCTCGTCTTGCACCGTTTATATTGCTTCCGCCTCCCGCATTTACAAACTCCGg ATTGCATTGGAGGATTCAGTTGTTGGTCAAGGAAAACAGAATCTCCTAATCCCTGAACGAACTCAG GTATTGGAATCATCCTTGGTGGATCGATGCCCTCATAGGTCGGAAATCCAGAGTATTGTGCTTGCTGAAACGAAAA GCATGGGCCGCTCACTCTTGGGAAGTGTAGACTCTTATGGTGATCTTATTGTTTCTCGAGTGGATGATTTCAATACAG ATGCAGACGGGTCTACATATTCAGTATCTCCCCGAGATTGTGGTGTTGGAGAAGGCAGTTGGGCAGGGCTTTGCTTTAATCCAGGTCAATTGTCTATG GCAGCTACTGCTCGCAGCTTTTGCAAAAGCATTGATATTTATGATCATGATATTCATCTTCGCACTTTACGTAC ATTGGGGTTCCCTACCTCGCTAATTTTCATGGACAGTTTTAGTGAGGGCGGAAATTCAATGTTAGCCACCACAGAAGGTTCCCAG CTAAGTATATGGGATTTACGAGTGAAAGAAAATGGGGGCTGTGTGCAAAGAATCATGGGATCTGTCGGAGACATGTTATATGCAGTCAGTATATCTTCATCTGGTAATATTGCTGCTGGGGGTGAGGACCGCACTGTGACTGTCTATGATCCACGCAG ATGGTGTGCAACATCTAGATGGCTGAACTGTTCAAAATATGAG ATAACCGGACTTACTTTTTCTTCTGTTGATCCAAGTTACATATATGTGCAAGGAGTTGATTATGAG ATTATCTGTGGACaatggagagaaagagagaaggcATTTTCATTTAGAGGGGACTCAAACTGGCTTGGATTTAGCAAG TGTTCCGACAGGGATATTTTGGCTGGGTGGTGTGATTCGGGTAGCATATTTGTTGCCGACGCCTCCTAG
- the LOC131011696 gene encoding B-type cell cycle switch protein ccs52B-like, whose product MVRGLAFRDAAQAAEEGAQNASQELEIGIFRSPSGNQLNSVDTGSQVCNLAWSKNVNEIVSTHGYSQNQIMVWKYPTMSKVATLTGHSLRVLYLAMSPDGQSIVTGAGDETLRFWNVFPSVKTPAPVKDTGLWSLGRTQIR is encoded by the exons ATGGTGCGCGGTCTTGCTTTCCGCGACGCCGCCCAAGCCGCCGAGGAAGGTGCCCAAAACGCCTCACAAG AGTTGGAAATTGGGATTTTTAGGTCACCAAGTGGCAATCAACTAAATAGTGTCGACACTGGAAGCCAG GTTTGCAATTTAGCCTGGAGCAAGAATGTCAACGAAATAGTTAGCACGCACGGATACTCCCAGAATCAAATAATGGTGTGGAAGTATCCAACTATGTCAAAG GTGGCAACGCTAACCGGGCATAGTTTGCGGGTATTGTACCTGGCAATGTCTCCTGATGGCCAG TCGATTGTGACCGGAGCAGGAGACGAGACACTCAGGTTCTGGAACGTCTTTCCATCCGTTAAAACGCCG GCACCGGTGAAGGACACTGGCCTTTGGTCTTTAGGAAGAACTCAAATCAGATGA
- the LOC131011693 gene encoding uncharacterized protein LOC131011693 isoform X2, which produces MLEPKRLNKAVVPQSLIPHPSPASLQSTRLALHANGDASSCTVYIASASRIYKLRIALEDSVVGQGKQNLLIPERTQVLESSLVDRCPHRSEIQSIVLAETKSMGRSLLGSVDSYGDLIVSRVDDFNTDGSTYSVSPRDCGVGEGSWAGLCFNPGQLSMAATARSFCKSIDIYDHDIHLRTLRTLGFPTSLIFMDSFSEGGNSMLATTEGSQLSIWDLRVKENGGCVQRIMGSVGDMLYAVSISSSGNIAAGGEDRTVTVYDPRRWCATSRWLNCSKYEITGLTFSSVDPSYIYVQGVDYEIICGQWREREKAFSFRGDSNWLGFSKCSDRDILAGWCDSGSIFVADAS; this is translated from the exons ATGTTAGAACCAAAGAGGCTGAATAAAGCAGTGGTTCCTCAGTCCCTTATCCCTCACCCTTCTCCAGCCAGCCTCCAGTCTACCCGTCTTGCCCTCCAT GCCAATGGCGACGCCTCGTCTTGCACCGTTTATATTGCTTCCGCCTCCCGCATTTACAAACTCCGg ATTGCATTGGAGGATTCAGTTGTTGGTCAAGGAAAACAGAATCTCCTAATCCCTGAACGAACTCAG GTATTGGAATCATCCTTGGTGGATCGATGCCCTCATAGGTCGGAAATCCAGAGTATTGTGCTTGCTGAAACGAAAA GCATGGGCCGCTCACTCTTGGGAAGTGTAGACTCTTATGGTGATCTTATTGTTTCTCGAGTGGATGATTTCAATACAG ACGGGTCTACATATTCAGTATCTCCCCGAGATTGTGGTGTTGGAGAAGGCAGTTGGGCAGGGCTTTGCTTTAATCCAGGTCAATTGTCTATG GCAGCTACTGCTCGCAGCTTTTGCAAAAGCATTGATATTTATGATCATGATATTCATCTTCGCACTTTACGTAC ATTGGGGTTCCCTACCTCGCTAATTTTCATGGACAGTTTTAGTGAGGGCGGAAATTCAATGTTAGCCACCACAGAAGGTTCCCAG CTAAGTATATGGGATTTACGAGTGAAAGAAAATGGGGGCTGTGTGCAAAGAATCATGGGATCTGTCGGAGACATGTTATATGCAGTCAGTATATCTTCATCTGGTAATATTGCTGCTGGGGGTGAGGACCGCACTGTGACTGTCTATGATCCACGCAG ATGGTGTGCAACATCTAGATGGCTGAACTGTTCAAAATATGAG ATAACCGGACTTACTTTTTCTTCTGTTGATCCAAGTTACATATATGTGCAAGGAGTTGATTATGAG ATTATCTGTGGACaatggagagaaagagagaaggcATTTTCATTTAGAGGGGACTCAAACTGGCTTGGATTTAGCAAG TGTTCCGACAGGGATATTTTGGCTGGGTGGTGTGATTCGGGTAGCATATTTGTTGCCGACGCCTCCTAG